In Nonomuraea muscovyensis, one genomic interval encodes:
- a CDS encoding SDR family NAD(P)-dependent oxidoreductase — protein MISVITGASSGIGAAAAAGLSRAGHRVVLVGRDGRRLKEVAGALPGPKGEVLTCDFTSLEDVRSLASQVRDRYERVGVLVNNAGVMSPKRRTTSDGHELMVQVNHLAPFVLTRTLAEHVDRIVTTSSRAGRTGKLDVTDLSRERRRWNGWLQYGDTKQANALFTVALAARGLAATCFHPGVIRTGFASDALLMRLMLVVPGYAKPPEYGARRLTYLATHEDGLRHAGRYFDGERPAEVPATMSDPDLAERLWQASAAAADDTRASTS, from the coding sequence ATGATTAGTGTGATTACTGGTGCCAGCTCCGGCATCGGCGCCGCCGCGGCGGCGGGGCTTTCGCGTGCGGGGCACCGGGTCGTGCTGGTCGGGCGGGACGGGCGGCGGCTCAAGGAGGTGGCCGGCGCGCTGCCCGGCCCCAAGGGCGAGGTGCTGACGTGCGATTTCACGTCCCTGGAGGACGTGCGCAGCCTGGCGTCCCAGGTGCGCGACCGCTACGAGCGCGTGGGGGTGCTGGTCAACAACGCCGGTGTGATGAGCCCGAAGCGGCGGACCACCTCCGACGGGCACGAGCTGATGGTTCAGGTCAACCATCTCGCCCCGTTCGTGCTGACCCGTACTCTGGCCGAGCACGTCGACCGGATCGTGACCACCTCCTCACGGGCGGGCCGCACCGGCAAGCTCGACGTCACCGACCTGTCGCGGGAGCGCCGCAGGTGGAACGGCTGGCTCCAGTACGGCGACACCAAGCAGGCCAACGCCCTGTTCACCGTCGCCCTGGCCGCCCGCGGGCTGGCCGCCACCTGCTTCCACCCCGGCGTGATCAGGACCGGCTTCGCGTCCGACGCCCTGCTCATGCGGCTCATGCTCGTGGTGCCCGGCTACGCCAAGCCACCGGAGTACGGGGCGCGCCGGCTGACGTACCTGGCCACGCACGAGGACGGGCTCCGGCACGCCGGGCGCTACTTCGACGGGGAGCGGCCCGCCGAGGTGCCCGCCACCATGTCGGACCCGGACCTGGCCGAGCGCCTCTGGCAGGCCAGCGCCGCCGCCGCCGACGACACCCGCGCCTCGACGTCGTGA